A region from the Benincasa hispida cultivar B227 chromosome 8, ASM972705v1, whole genome shotgun sequence genome encodes:
- the LOC120084198 gene encoding putative pectate lyase 2 isoform X2 — MNAIDRCWRSNPYWRRNRQQLAICSIGFAGKMTNNIGRNLIQYQVTDPSDDPTNPRPGTLRYGATMIKSKVWITFRKDMHIVLKKPLLISSFTAIDGRGATVHITGNACLMVFKATNIIIHGLIIHHCRAQAAGQVMGPNSKIITLGHVDGDAIRLVTASKVWIDHNTLYRCEDGLLDVTRGSTDITISNNWFRDQDKVILLGHDDGYVRDRNMRVTVVYNHFGPNCNQRMPRIRYGYAHVANNLYQGWTQYAIGGSMNPSVKSEANLFIASNTGKVEQAKWKFHSVRDVFENGALFAQIGSGRGNVKPNYNAQQRFPVADAKWLRSLTSNSGALQ, encoded by the exons ATGAACGCCATTGACAGATGCTGGAGATCGAACCCATATTGGAGAAGAAACAGGCAACAATTAGCCATTTGCTCAATTGGGTTCGCTGGAAAAATGACCAATAACATTGGAAGAAATCTCATACAATACCAAGTCACGGACCCTAGTGATGACCCTACAAACCCACGTCCAGGTACACTAAGATACGGCGCCACAATGATCAAGTCCAAAGTCTGGATCACATTCCGAAAAGACATGCATATTGTGCTTAAGAAGCCGCTTCTTATTAGCAGCTTCACCGCCATCGACGGCCGAGGCGCCACCGTCCACATCACCGGGAATGCGTGTCTGATGGTGTTCAAGGCCACCAACATTATAATCCACGGCCTTATCATCCACCACTGTAGGGCTCAGGCGGCGGGTCAAGTCATGGGCCCCAATTCCAAGATCATTACGCTTGGACACGTGGACGGCGATGCCATCCGTTTAGTAACGGCCTCAAAAGTGTGGATTGACCACAACACACTGTACCGTTGTGAGGATGGGTTGCTTGACGTCACTCGTGGGTCCACTGACATCACCATTTCTAACAATTGGTTCCGAGACCAAGATAAGGTTATTCTTCTTGGCCATGATGACGGTTATGTCCGAGATCGGAACATGAGAGTCACTGTTGTCTATAACCATTTTGGACCAAATTGCAACCAAAGAATGCCTAG GATCCGATATGGGTATGCACATGTGGCGAACAATTTGTATCAAGGTTGGACGCAATATGCAATTGGAGGAAGCATGAATCCGAGTGTGAAGAGTGAAGCCAACCTTTTCATTGCATCAAA CACAGGGAAAGTAGAGCAGGCGAAATGGAAGTTTCATTCGGTAAGAGACGTATTTGAAAACGGAGCTTTATTTGCACAAATTGGTAGTGGGAGAGGAAATGTAAAACCAAATTACAACGCCCAACAACGGTTTCCAGTTGCAGATGCCAAATGGCTCAGATCATTGACAAGCAACTCCGGAGCATTGCAGTGA
- the LOC120084198 gene encoding putative pectate lyase 2 isoform X1: MNAIDRCWRSNPYWRRNRQQLAICSIGFAGKMTNNIGRNLIQYQVTDPSDDPTNPRPGTLRYGATMIKSKVWITFRKDMHIVLKKPLLISSFTAIDGRGATVHITGNACLMVFKATNIIIHGLIIHHCRAQAAGQVMGPNSKIITLGHVDGDAIRLVTASKVWIDHNTLYRCEDGLLDVTRGSTDITISNNWFRDQDKVILLGHDDGYVRDRNMRVTVVYNHFGPNCNQRMPRIRYGYAHVANNLYQGWTQYAIGGSMNPSVKSEANLFIASKSKQIIWSTGKVEQAKWKFHSVRDVFENGALFAQIGSGRGNVKPNYNAQQRFPVADAKWLRSLTSNSGALQ; the protein is encoded by the exons ATGAACGCCATTGACAGATGCTGGAGATCGAACCCATATTGGAGAAGAAACAGGCAACAATTAGCCATTTGCTCAATTGGGTTCGCTGGAAAAATGACCAATAACATTGGAAGAAATCTCATACAATACCAAGTCACGGACCCTAGTGATGACCCTACAAACCCACGTCCAGGTACACTAAGATACGGCGCCACAATGATCAAGTCCAAAGTCTGGATCACATTCCGAAAAGACATGCATATTGTGCTTAAGAAGCCGCTTCTTATTAGCAGCTTCACCGCCATCGACGGCCGAGGCGCCACCGTCCACATCACCGGGAATGCGTGTCTGATGGTGTTCAAGGCCACCAACATTATAATCCACGGCCTTATCATCCACCACTGTAGGGCTCAGGCGGCGGGTCAAGTCATGGGCCCCAATTCCAAGATCATTACGCTTGGACACGTGGACGGCGATGCCATCCGTTTAGTAACGGCCTCAAAAGTGTGGATTGACCACAACACACTGTACCGTTGTGAGGATGGGTTGCTTGACGTCACTCGTGGGTCCACTGACATCACCATTTCTAACAATTGGTTCCGAGACCAAGATAAGGTTATTCTTCTTGGCCATGATGACGGTTATGTCCGAGATCGGAACATGAGAGTCACTGTTGTCTATAACCATTTTGGACCAAATTGCAACCAAAGAATGCCTAG GATCCGATATGGGTATGCACATGTGGCGAACAATTTGTATCAAGGTTGGACGCAATATGCAATTGGAGGAAGCATGAATCCGAGTGTGAAGAGTGAAGCCAACCTTTTCATTGCATCAAAGTCAAAACAG ATTATATGGAGCACAGGGAAAGTAGAGCAGGCGAAATGGAAGTTTCATTCGGTAAGAGACGTATTTGAAAACGGAGCTTTATTTGCACAAATTGGTAGTGGGAGAGGAAATGTAAAACCAAATTACAACGCCCAACAACGGTTTCCAGTTGCAGATGCCAAATGGCTCAGATCATTGACAAGCAACTCCGGAGCATTGCAGTGA